From the Leishmania panamensis strain MHOM/PA/94/PSC-1 chromosome 31 sequence genome, one window contains:
- a CDS encoding intergrin alpha chain protein, putative (TriTrypDB/GeneDB-style sysID: LpmP.31.0110), whose translation MIAPFSLVLCALLFIAVGRAQYAEQLTPNSTSQCYSGLNLGWSARVGSSVYATPRIVDLAHDGHKEVLIPTFSQFLEALDGPTGEDIPGFPFMHPRMKTYASPLPVDLNGDGQVDWLVALYTGELVIFGSNGKVQGYLQVPPLTMKRNWVRDNLPPQQAANIRPGTPIQNGTVLEDILRARHMDDLTITPDEVLQQRSRHSLTRRRHTPTGAADMDDENYDALAKVSEQDVIEDKPNPLFDADELDIDEEMGPPWVKSEMDVGPNSHLSPEARASLDLLFHPELYRTSNLATGSEETMFEGRNLRRTADIILSEDEIKVDAHILATPVVTDVDQNGDLDVILHVSYFFSNDVINKHPERFPDGVDPHDFVATAVVCLNLVTGETRWAHLLHASTKNSSNAAYALSTPLIINADEDRSMEVYVSTSPGFVFGFTADGKPLGGWPVLLGPLSASPTAEDVTGDGTLDICIGDTEGKVRCYNASGTIMWEKDVIGGVADRLTFGDVDGDGVVDVVFGTTSGLIYALRGTDGTVLPSFPIVTGGSIVAPVLLLNLNGMMFGEGLDIVVPSHNGRVYLVRASSGCVQTIDIDEKSSSMVLADDVLGNGQMDLVVTTINGGVYVFETATPYTAMNAWPSKTKGVNGCSASGNHVGIAISPNFRTFRDIRGDTFNVEFTIYDARPVIMNRSYAVDITVGTRIRLYRMRFDKPGTHNVKVRAPLERMYSSLNVVLTLPNGQSFTDSISLSFNMYFMHAIKYTLIVPFLVVSAALMLVHKRHEVVEPEAVQYLF comes from the coding sequence ATGATCGCGCCCTTTTCCCTGGTGctgtgtgcgctgctcttcATCGCGGTGGGTAGGGCCCAATATGCAGAGCAGCTCACCCCAAACAGCACGAGCCAGTGCTACTCTGGTCTCAATCTGGGCTGGTCAGCGCGTGTGGGCAGCAGCGTATACGCCACACCGCGCATCGTAGATCTGGCGCACGACGGCCACAAGGAAGTGCTCATCCCCACCTTCTCTCAGTTcctggaggcgctggacGGACCCACCGGGGAGGACATCCCCGGCTTCCCGTTCATGCACCCCCGCATGAAAACATATGCGAGCCCCCTTCCCGTGGACCTGAACGGAGACGGTCAGGTTGATTGGTTGGTTGCACTGTACACCGGGGAGCTCGTCATATTCGGCTCGAATGGCAAGGTGCAGGGCTATTTgcaggtgccgccgctcaCCATGAAGAGGAACTGGGTGAGGGACAACCTGCCGCCTCAGCAAGCTGCCAACATCCGCCCTGGCACACCAATCCAAAACGGAACTGTTCTGGAGGATATCTTGAGAGCACGCCACATGGACGACCTGACAATCACCCctgacgaggtgctgcagcagcggagtcgCCATTCCCTAACTCGACGACGCCACACCCCGACAGGAGCGGCGGATATGGACGATGAAAACTACGACGCTCTTGCAAAGGTCTCGGAGCAGGACGTGATCGAGGACAAACCGAACCCGTTGTTTGACGCTGATGAGCTCGATATAGACGAGGAGATGGGTCCTCCATGGGTGAAATCAGAGATGGACGTGGGACCAAACAGCCACCTTAGTCCGGAGGCGCGTGCCTCTCTGGACCTTCTCTTTCATCCAGAGCTTTACCGGACCTCGAATCTAGCTACCGGTTCGGAAGAGACAATGTTTGAGGGCCGCAACTTGCGACGGACAGCCGACATCATCCTCAGTGAGGACGAGATCAAGGTGGACGCCCACATCCTTGCTACCCCGGTGGTAACGGATGTGGACCAGAACGGCGACTTGGATGTCATTCTGCATGTTAGCTACTTCTTCAGCAATGACGTGATCAACAAGCACCCGGAGCGGTTTCCCGACGGAGTTGACCCTCACGACTTCGTCGCCACGGCAGTCGTGTGCCTGAACCTTGTCACGGGCGAAACACGATGGGCCCACTTGCTACATGCATCAACCAAGAATAGCTCCAACGCGGCCTACGCCCTGAGCACCCCGCTCATCATCAACGCCGACGAAGACCGATCCATGGAAGTGTATGTCAGCACCTCTCCCGGCTTTGTGTTTGGCTTCACTGCGGATGGGAAACCGTTGGGTGGGTGGCCGGTGCTGCTCGGGCCCCTCTCTGCCAGCCCGACAGCGGAGGACGTCACAGGCGACGGCACCCTCGATATCTGCATTGGTGATACGGAGGGAAAGGTGCGGTGCTACAACGCCTCTGGCACTATCATGTGGGAGAAGGATGTGATCGGTGGCGTGGCCGACCGTCTCACTTTCGGCGACGTTGACGGCGACGGTGTCGTCGATGTTGTCTTTGGCACCACCTCGGGTCTTATCTACGCCCTGCGCGGCACCGACGGCACCGTGCTCCCGTCCTTCCCCATTGTGACGGGTGGCTCCATCGTggcgccagtgctgctgctgaacctCAACGGCATGATGTTTGGTGAGGGTCTCGATATTGTGGTGCCGTCACACAACGGCCGCGTGTACCTTGTGCGGGCCTCCTCCGGCTGTGTCCAGACAATCGACATCGACGAGAAGTCCTCCTCCATGGTGCTCGCTGACGATGTGTTGGGCAACGGACAGATGGACCTCGTCGTGACCACCATCAATGGCGGTGTCTATGTCTTCGAGACGGCCACACCGTACACTGCCATGAACGCCTGGCCCAGCAAAACGAAGGGGGTTAACGGCTGCAGTGCGAGCGGGAACCACGTTGGCATCGCCATATCCCCCAACTTCCGCACCTTCCGCGACATTCGCGGCGACACGTTCAACGTTGAGTTTACGATCTACGATGCCCGGCCTGTCATCATGAACCGCAGCTACGCCGTCGACATCACCGTCGGCACTCGTATCCGCCTCTACCGCATGCGCTTCGACAAACCGGGGACACATAATGTGAAGGTGCGCGCACCTTTAGAGAGGATGTACTCGTCATTGAATGTGGTTCTCACGCTGCCGAACGGACAGTCGTTCACGGACTCCATCTCCCTCAGCTTCAATATGTACTTTATGCACGCCATTAAGTACACGCTCATCGTGCCGTTCTTAGTGGTGTCAGCGGCGCTCATGCTGGTCCACAAGCGCCACGAGGTCGTCGAgccagaggcggtgcagtaTCTCTTTTAG
- a CDS encoding hypothetical protein (TriTrypDB/GeneDB-style sysID: LpmP.31.0120) translates to MLRRLGMLLAKPRVVPRRPTVHATSSCKKGKRRFDLLHALQKDRQRIERNRTLPWRERLDQLRVYPWKLFFAFMVFWSWMGTYAVPFLKGMKPGELRSIGERRPIPAEVRSKAAPTPQFAHLKERELKVRE, encoded by the coding sequence ATGCTGCGGCGCCTCGGCATGCTGCTCGCGAAGCCCAGGGTGGTACCGCGCCGACCGACTGTGCATGCCACGAGTAGCTGCAAGAAGGGCAAACGGCGCTTTGATCTGCTCCACGCTCTGCAGAAGGACCGTCAGCGCATCGAACGCAACCGCacgctgccgtggcgtgAGAGACTCGATCAGCTCCGTGTGTACCCATGGAagctcttctttgcctttaTGGTGTTCTGGTCTTGGATGGGGACGTACGCGGTGCCGTTCCTCAAAGGCATGAAGCCCGGCGAGCTCCGCTCGATTGGCGAGAGAAGACCGATTCCAGCAGAGGTGCGGAGCAAGgctgcaccgacgccgcAGTTTGCGCACTTGAAGGAGCGGGAGTTGAAAGTGAGAGAATGA